CAGGCGCGCGGGTGACGCCGGCGAGGTTGAGGCTCTCGTGGAAGTCGCCCTCGGAGGACGCACCGTCGCCGAAGTAGGTAACGACGACGCCGTCCCCACCCTGCGTGCGCAGTCCCCAGGCGAGCCCGACCGCCTGGGGCAGCTGCGCGGCGAGCGAGATCTGGATCGGCAGCGTCCTCACTCCGTCAGGGATGGCTCCCCCGTCCGGATGCCCCATGAAGTAGAGAGCGAAGTTCTCCAGCGGCAGGCCGTGCCGCAACAGCGCGGGCAGCTCCCGATACTGCGGCACGATCCAGTCGCGGGACGGGTCGAGGGCGCTCGCCGACCCGACCACCGACGCCTCCTGCCCGCGCACGGAGGAGAACGTGCCGAACCGTCCCTGCCGCTGCAGGCTGGTGGCCCGCTCGTCGAACGTCCGGGCAAGCGTCATGTACCGCAGCGCGTCGAGCACCGCCTCATCGGTCATCGAGGGCTCGTCGACACACAGCGTTCCGTCAGGAGACAGCATCCTCGACGGAGCCACGGGCTCCCCGGTCGCCGGGAAGCGGAAGCTCACAGTCATGGATACAATGCTGCATGCAATGATGGACGCTGACAAGTCTGGGGCCGGCCGGCGGGGCGCAGCCCCGTCACGTCAGCGCAGCTTGCTCAACACGACGTCGAGCGCCTCGAGCACGTGCTCGCGAGCGGCGTCCGCGGCCGCGTCCTGGTCCCTGTCGAGGAGGGCCCGCACGATCCTGCCGTGTCCGCGCACGGAGGCGAGCGCCTCGGCGTCGGTGTAGAGGGCGGCGATGCGGTAGCTGAAGAAGTGCTCGCTGTTCCTGCCGTTGAGCTCCCCGAGCCTGCCGTTGCCCGACCCGGCGACGATGGCGTCGTGGAACCTGCTGTTCAGCTCGACCAGCACCGACCGGTCCGCCTCAGCGAGACCCTCGTCGCACGCACCGATGGCGACGATGGCCTCGATCCGCTCGTCACCGGCCCGCTGCGCCACGAGCCTCGCGGCCATGGCCTCGAGTGCCGCACGCACCTCGTAGATCTCGCGGATCTCCGCACCGGTGTGCTCCCGCACCACGTAGCCGCGCTTGGCGCCGACGACCAGTCCGTCGGCTGCGAGCAGCTTCAACGCCTCGCGGACGGGGGTGCGCGAGACCTGCATCCGCTCCGCGAGTTCGGTGGCGACCAGCCGCTGGTTGGGCCTGATCCGCCCCTCGATGATGTCGGCCCGGAGCCGGCCGTGCGCCTGGTCGGTCAACGACAACGAGTCCGTCGACACCGTCACTGCCAGCCCCTTCGTTCGCCGAGGACGCCAAAGTAACATTTGCAGGGTGACGAACACATTCCGACATGGAGCTCTCAAACGAGGTTCACGTTATGCAGGTGAGTACCTACCTCCCGCGCCATGCAGGCCTGGAGTCGTCGACCCAGCGAGGGCGGTCCGGATACTCCTGTTGAGGCACGCCGTCGGGGAGTCGCGCAGACCCCACGCGGCCCTTGCATAAGACTTGCGATCGGCGGGCAACGCACCCGGCAAGGGTCGTCCCGAACCGACTCAGATGGCTCACCGCGTCTCACGCGTTTCGACAGGTCTCCTCGCCGAGCGCCCCGGCGAGGAGCCTTGACTACCGATGTGGCTACAGCCGCGACGTGACAGAGGCCCTCTCCCATCGGAAAAGGGCCTCTGACCTGCACTTACGTGGTAGCGGGGGCAGGATTTGAACCTGCGACCTCTGGGTTATGAGCCCAGCGAGCTACCGAACTGCTCCACCCCGCGTCGGTCTCTCAACCATAGTGCACGCGGCGTGAAGGGGCCAAATCGGGGTGGGCGAGCCCGTGACGAGCCCGCCCGACCCGATTCGCCGGGTCACGGTGAAGGGCTCGGACTGCCTCGGCCTCCCGTGCTGGTCGCGGGCGACGGACGGCCGCTGGTGGTGCTGGTCGGCCGCGGACTCGGGGTGGGCGAGGGCGAGACGCCCAGCTGTTTCTGCAGTCCTTCGGCCTTGTCCAGTGCCGACTTCAGCCGCTTCTGCGCCTCGCCGTAGGCCGCGAAGTCGTTGGACTTCAGGGCAGTCTGACCCTCCTGGTACGCATCCTGCGCGTCCGCGAGGGCCTTGGTCAGCTGGGCGCGGAGGTCGCCGGTCTTCTCCTCCTCACCCTTGCCCTTCTCCTCCTCTTCGCCCTTCGACTCGCCGCCGAGCACCTGCTCGAGGGCCTCGTCGAGCGTGGGCGCGTAGCCGATCTTGGAGCCGAACGACACCAGGACGCGTTGCAGCAGCGGGTACGACTCACCGGCGGCCGCCTGGACGTAGACCGGCTCCACGTAGAGCAGGCCACCCCCGTACGGCAGCGTCAACAGGTTGCCGTATCTGACCGTCGAGCCGCCGCGTCTCAGCAGGTTCAGCTCGCTCGACGCCGGTGCGTACGACTCGAAGTTGCCCTGGATCGTGCCTGGTCCAGGCACGGCGGTGTTCGGTGGTAAGCGGAGTGCACGTAACTTGCCGTACTCCTTGTCGGGGTCGCTCGACACGGTGACGAACGCGGCGAGGTTGGGTCTGTTTCTCGGCACCAGGGTCGAGGTCAGCGAGAAGACCGATTCGTCGTCGCCCGGCATGCGCGTCATCAGGTAGTACGGCGGCTGCGCGACGTCGTTGTCGCCCGCCGTCGTCGGGTCGTTGGGGACGCCCCAGAAGTCCTGACCGCCGTAGAACGCGCCCGGGTCGGTCACGTGGTAGCGGCTCAGCATCTCGCGCTGCGCCTTGAACATGTCCGCCGGGTACCGGACGTGCGCCCGCAGCTCGTCGCTCATCTCCGACGCGGGACGAACGGTGTTGCCGAACACGCCCTGCCAGGTCTTGAGGATCGGGTCCTTCGCATCCCACGCGTAGAGGGTGACCTTGCCGCTGTACGCGTCGACGGTCGCCTTCACCGAGTTGCGGATGTAGTTGACCTCGTCGTTCGGCTGCGCCGTCCGCGCGTTGGTCCCTGTCAGGCTGTCCTGGGTCGCCTCGCCGAGCGACGTGCGCTGGGCGTACGGGTAGTTCTCGGTGGTGGTGTAGCCGTCGACGATCCACTGGATGCGTCCGTCGACCACGGCTGCGTACGGGTCACCGTCGAGGGTGAGGAACGGCGCGGCCTTCTCGACCCGGTCGCGCGGCGACCGGTCATACAGGATCTGCGAGTCGTCGTTGATGTCGCCGGAGAACAGGATGTTGTAGTCCTGGAACTGGATCGCGTAGAGCAGCCGGTTCGCGAACGATCCGATGTCGACGCCGCCGTCGCCGGAGTAGGTGTTCCGCTGCTGGCCGCTGCCGCCTTCCTTGGCGTAGTCGAACTCCTGCGGCGGGGTGCCCTTGGGAGCGCCGACGATCGAGTACTCCGGCACCTGCTCGCCGAAGTAGATGCGCGGCTCGAACTTGCCCAGGTCGCCCTTGGTCGGGATGTCGCTCGACTGCCACACCGGCTTGCCCTCGTTGTCGACGGCGTTGCCCTCGGCGGCGACGAATCCGTAGCCGTGGGTGTACTGCAGGCGCTCGACGAGCCACTGTCCCTGGCGGTCCTCCGGTGGC
This genomic stretch from Streptosporangiales bacterium harbors:
- a CDS encoding FCD domain-containing protein, with translation MLLWRPRRTKGLAVTVSTDSLSLTDQAHGRLRADIIEGRIRPNQRLVATELAERMQVSRTPVREALKLLAADGLVVGAKRGYVVREHTGAEIREIYEVRAALEAMAARLVAQRAGDERIEAIVAIGACDEGLAEADRSVLVELNSRFHDAIVAGSGNGRLGELNGRNSEHFFSYRIAALYTDAEALASVRGHGRIVRALLDRDQDAAADAAREHVLEALDVVLSKLR
- a CDS encoding UPF0182 family protein; protein product: MTYAAGGRRLKTSRRARGILIALAVAIAVVILLVVFTHIWTNVLWYRSIGFGGVYGRVIGTQVALFGAGVLLLGGVVFLSLAIARRLRPRVVPNTPDQQLLARYRGVFDPHSGKVALVIAALVGLIGGLTVEGNWKTVLAFLNRTPFGQTDPQFGMDASFYVFTYPFVRLLLGFGFAAMVLAFLAAAVAHYLYGGLRVAGRGGQVSVGARAHLGIIVGLFMLLKAVAYWMDRYGLVHSDRGITTGASYTDIHAVLPAKTILAAIALICAVLFFVSALRRGLLFAGLSLGLLVLSAILVGGAYPAVIQQFQVKPNQEARERSSIERNIKSTRTAYGLDTAEVTSYDARSDVTRNQTSSRDNTDNIRLVDPNVVSKTFQQLQQIRGFYSFPEALDVDRYEIDGEERTSIAAVRELPAPPEDRQGQWLVERLQYTHGYGFVAAEGNAVDNEGKPVWQSSDIPTKGDLGKFEPRIYFGEQVPEYSIVGAPKGTPPQEFDYAKEGGSGQQRNTYSGDGGVDIGSFANRLLYAIQFQDYNILFSGDINDDSQILYDRSPRDRVEKAAPFLTLDGDPYAAVVDGRIQWIVDGYTTTENYPYAQRTSLGEATQDSLTGTNARTAQPNDEVNYIRNSVKATVDAYSGKVTLYAWDAKDPILKTWQGVFGNTVRPASEMSDELRAHVRYPADMFKAQREMLSRYHVTDPGAFYGGQDFWGVPNDPTTAGDNDVAQPPYYLMTRMPGDDESVFSLTSTLVPRNRPNLAAFVTVSSDPDKEYGKLRALRLPPNTAVPGPGTIQGNFESYAPASSELNLLRRGGSTVRYGNLLTLPYGGGLLYVEPVYVQAAAGESYPLLQRVLVSFGSKIGYAPTLDEALEQVLGGESKGEEEEKGKGEEEKTGDLRAQLTKALADAQDAYQEGQTALKSNDFAAYGEAQKRLKSALDKAEGLQKQLGVSPSPTPSPRPTSTTSGRPSPATSTGGRGSPSPSP